The following DNA comes from Sulfurimonas hongkongensis.
ACTATGAAAAAGATCCTATTTCAAGGTGATTTTAGATACGAAAACTCTGGTATTTTGGACAAAACCCACTTAAGATTTTTCACAAAGAAAAATATTATAGAACTCTTTGAAAATCAAGGTTTTTTTATAAAAAATATAATAAGTAGTAACACCACCTCTCCTTTAGGCTACTTAAAAAGGCTTAGGTTGTCTAGATTTATCATGAAAGTATTTTTTGAAGAACTTATAACTGACCAATACTATGTAGTTGCTTCAAAAAAAACCTCTAATATGTCTTAATACTTTTTAATTTTTACGAATTAACATTTTAGGCTACAATAAAAGTTTATAATAAAACTACTATTATATTTTACAAGGTAACTACTTGAACAAACAAAATACAGCAATCATATGCCTCTCTCCCAATAAAGGAGGGATGGAGCTTGACTCACTAAAGCTTGCTATTATGCTATCTAAATTTACTGAGATAACTTTAATTATAAAAGAAAAGCATTTTATACATGAGCAATGTTTAAACAACAGCGACTATATTAGTTTAAATTATAAAACCATATCTTTTAAATCTACTTTTAGCCCATCAATAATTTTTACTGTTAGAGATATAGTGAAAAAAAACAATATCAAAAATGTTATATTTTTAGGCGCCTCAGAACTTAAATCTTTATATTTTTCTTTTTTAGGACTTGATATAAACTTAATAGTAAGACATGGTACAACAAAGTCAACTCCAAAAAAAGACTGGTTTCATAAACTAATATACTCAGATGTAGCTTACCATGTCGCAATATCAAAACATCTATCAAAAAATGTAAAAGAGATAGTTCCCTTTGGTAAAAAAACTCAACTTGTAACTATATACCCATCTATGTCAAAAGAGATTTCGAATAAAGAGAAAATATATACTAGTGAGTTAAAACTTTTACATGTTGGCAGAATAGCACCAGGAAAAGGACTAAAAGAAGCACTTCAAGCTTGTAAAATTTTATATGACAATAAAATTGTCTTTTCTCTTAATAGCTATGGAAGTATGTTCGATACGTACAAAAATGAATTTGAATCCTTTTTACAAACACTTTCATACAAAAATTCTTTTAATCCTTGTGGTTTTACAAATAATATATATGATGAATATTCAAAGCATGATATATTTATATTTCCTTCAAAAGGTGAAGGTTTTGGTAATGTTATTATGGAAGCTATATCACATGGAATAATCGTTTTAGCTTTTAATAACACCGCGGTTACAAACTTTAAAGAGTTGGGATTTCATATACATCTAGTTGAAGATGCAAATATTAAAGCTTTAAGTAAAAAACTACTCTATATTGCTCAAAATTTAGACAAAGAAATAGATTTTGCTAAGGTAAATATTGAGCTTGCAAAAGAAGTTTTCACACAAGAGCGAGAACAAAACCAATATCTTCAACTGTTAGAATAAGTAGACTATTTAATCCATAACTTCAAAGCAAATCTACAAGAATCATACGAGTATGGGACCAGGTCCCTAGCTAGTTTTAAATAATATTTAGCTCGTGTAAAGTTTTTCTTTTTATAGTGTAAGCGAACACGAGTTAGATATAAAATACTTCTACCCTTTTTTATAGCTTCGTTTGAAGCCCCTTTTAAATTTTTTGCATAATCCATTGTATATAAAAGTGCATTAAAAAGTCGATATTGGGATCCGCTTTTAAATATCGACTCTGAATATACTCTATAACTTCCTAGCACTTCTGGGATTAAACAAACTTTTCCATATTGAGTTTTTATCATATGGGCTAAGGGGTCATGCAACATCAGACTATAGGGTATATTATAAAAATGTTCATCCAATGATATTTTTCTAAACATATTAGAACTATTAACAATATTATTTCTTACTATAATATTATTTATGCCTCCGACTGTACCTTTCCTTGCTTTCGTTTTACCAGTTATATTACCTTGCTTGTCAATTAAATGTACTATATGATGAACCATACTGCACTCAGGATGTTCATCTAAGAAATCAACTTGCTTTTGAAGCTTAGTTGGTAACATTAAGTCATCTCCATCTAAGTGTGCTATATATTCGCCCTTTGCTTCTTTTGTAGTCTCAATGTAGTTACCAGTATGTCCAAGATTATTTTTTCTGTATATAGGTTTAATAAGTTCCGGATATTTGTCTGCATATTCTTTTATTATTTGAGGTGTTTTATCAGTTGAAGCATCATCTCCTATAATGATCTCAAAAGGAACATCAAGTTCTTGAGTCACAATACTATCAAGCGTTTGTCTAATAAAATTTTCTTGATTATAGGTAATCACAGTTACACTTAGTTTTATAGTTTGCTTTTTATCCATGTATTTAATCCTTACTTATAAATATAATTGAAATGTCCCCAATAAACTTGACAATTACTAAACCAGTAAAAACCTACTTTTAAAGACTTTGAATTATACCTTTTTTCAAACTTATTTAGTGAAATATGATCTAATAATTATGTCTTCTTTTTAAATTCTAGATCAGTTGACACTCCAGCTCTGATTGCCCAGTTTTTTGCAATCTTTTACATGCATAACATTTAATATATCTTCCACTAAACAAACTATTGTTATTATGTCGTCTTCTATAAGGTTCCTCTATCCTAATATTTCTTATGGTTATGGCAACTTCTAATCCTTTTAGTTAACTATCAATTTGGGTTATTTAATAAAAATATATTTGGAAAATTTAAAATGATTAAAAACTTAGTAAAAAATATCGATTATAGTTCTTGTCTCAACTATCTTTTAATTCTTTACGCATTTTGCTTACCTATCTCAAAAGCAGGTGTTGTGACTATAGAGATATTATTAATTGTTTTTTGGCTACTAGAGGGTAATCTTAAGTATAAGTTAAAACAAATTATAAATAATCGTTTTTTAGTTGTTTTAGGTACTTTTTTACTTTTTAGTATTTTATCAGTACTTTGGAGCAGTGAAAAACTTTTCGCACTAGATTATATAAGAAAATATTGGCATTTATTAATAATTCCTATAATATTTACTTCATTAAAAAAAGAGTATCTCGATTATATTCTTTCATCTTTTTTAATAAGTATGCTAATTAGTGAGATAGTATCTTATGGTATATTTTTTGAAATATGGTCAAAAGAAGGAGTGCTTCCAAGTATTCCAAGCCCTTTTATAGGACACATTGACTATAGCATTTATTTAGCATTTACAGTATTTATACTTTTACATAAAATACTCTTTTCAACTAACTTAAAAATGAAAATAGTTTATACTATTTATATGCTAGGCTCTTTATCAAACTTGTTTGTAAATGGTGGAAGAACTGGTCAAATTGCTTTTTTTATATCTTTATTTGTAGTCGCATTATTAAACACAAAACATAAATTAAGAGCTATTATTGGCTCGATTATTGTTGGTGCAATTATCTTTACAAGTGCTTATAATCTCAGTCCTGTTTTTCATGATAGAATGAATTATACATATATAGATATGAAAAATATGGTAGAAAACAGTGATTTTACAGAATCTTTGTCCATAAGAGTTTCTCTTTGGATTATTGGAACGCATGTTTTTTTAGATAATCCAGCTATTGGAACAGGTGTTGGGGATGAAGCAAAATCTATAGATAAATATATAGAAAAATATAATTTTTTATATTTTAAAAACTTTGATAGTAACTATATAGATTTTCATAATACCTTTATTCAATATGCTGCACAACTTGGAATTGTTGGGCTTACCTTATTTATTGGTCTATTTATAGCTCTTTTAAGATTAAAGTTTAAATCAATTATATATAGAAATCTAAATGTTACCTTTATATCTTTATATATTTTATTATCAGCAGTTGGAGATAGTTTACATGTTATGGCTTCTATGATATTTTTTGCATTTTTTTCAGGGATTTTTATTGCTATTTCAAAATATGAATCAGACAATAATAGTGAAATAAGTCGATGTAAAACATAATGTCCTAAATATTTAACAGCTCTTTAGGAGTCGCTTTGTTATAATGGCGAAGTTTTTAACAAATAAGAGATTATTTTCTACTAAAAGTGACCTATATGAACTATAAAATAAACAAAGGGTTTGAAAAGTTCACACCCTTACTGCAAACAATACAAACAAATTTTGATTTAGTTGATGAAACGATTCACAAAGCTAGAAATGAACTCAAAATTATAAACTATGAAAAGAGTGATATTGTTGTTAAGTCATTTAAAGTACCTCATCTCATCAATCGTATTGTATACACTTTTTTCAAAGATTCTAAAGCAAAAAAATCATATGACTACGCACTTAAAATCGGAGAATTTACACCTAATCCTATCGGATATATTGAGTTCTTTACTTTTGGACTTTTACAAAAAAGCTATTTTCTTGCTGAGAAATTCTCTTATGATTTTACAATAAGAGAACCTCTGCTTGATAAGAATTTCTCAAAAAGAGAAGAGATTTTCCAAGCCTTTGCAAGGTTTACTTTTTTGCTACATGAAGCCAAAATCTTTCATCAAGATTATAGTCCTGGAAACATACTTATCAAACAAGTAGATGATGATTTTATATTTAAAATAGTCGATATCAATCGAATGAAATTCATCTCTTTGTCACTTGCTAAACGATTACAAAATTTCTCAAAACTGTGGGCTAGTGATGATGATTTAACTATAATGATAAAAGAATACGCCCACTGTATGAACGAAAATGAAGAGAAATCTATCCAAATGGCACTCTTATATTCTAAAAAACATAAAGCTAAAATCAATATGAAAAAAAGACTAAAAGGGATAGAAATTGTTGACTAGCATAATGTACCATCATGTAAATAGTGATAGATGCAGTAATAATTTAGAGATTTTTGAAGCACATCTACAATATATTGCACAAAACTATACCTCTGTGTTTCCTGGTGAAGAGCTAACTGCTAAAAGTGTTTGCCTAACCTTTGATGATGCTTATGCTGATTTTTACTATTTTATCTTCCCTCTGCTAAAGAAGTACAACTTAAAAGCTCTTTTGGCGGTGCCTACAAAATATATATTAGAAGACACAAACTATACACAAGATGTTAGACTAGGCTTTGAGCATAATGACCTGTTTCATAACAGTGCCAAAGCAACTTTTTGCACCTTTGTAGAGTTACGAGAAATGATTGATAGTGGATTAGTTCAAATTGCTTCACATTCACATTCACATACGAATCTACTCGAAGACAATGTTGATTTAGAAGAAGAGTTAGTTACATCTAAACATATTTTAGAAAAGGAACTAAATATAAAAGTAGATAGTTTCGTTTTTCCTTTTGGTAAGTATAGTGATGATATTGCAAAAGAAGCTCATAAGCATTATAAGTATCTTTTTAGAATTGGTAACGCTCTTCACAAGGATTTTCGAGGAATCAAAGGTATAATTTACCGAGTTGATGGAGATAATCTTAGCAAAATTGATTCACTGTTTTCATTTAAAAATAGATTAAAATATCACTTCAAAGCTTTTGTAAAAAGATTTTAGGATTATCATGAATATAAGCGTAGTAGTACTAGTAAAAAACAATGAAGACACCCTTTTTAAAACACTAAAAAGCTTAAAAGGCTTTAATGATGTGGTGGTATATGATAATGGCTCAACCGACAATAGCATAGAGATTGCAAAATCTTTTTCCAATGTACATTTAGTTCAAGGTGAGTTTAAAGGTTTTGGTTGGACTAAAAATCAAGCCGCAAGTTTTACTAAAAATGACTGGGTACTCATTATAGATAGTGATGAAGTGGTGGATAACGAACTTTTCAAAACTCTCACAACAGCCAAGCTCAATTCAAATACAGTTTACAAACTTAATTTTAAAGCCTTTTATAAAAATATACAAATCAAACATTGTGGCTGGAACAACCAAAAAATCAAACGACTTTATAATAAAAAAATCACACACTACAACAGTAACGATGTTCATGAGGACATCATTACTGATGGGCTAATTACAAAAGAGCTCCAAGGTAGTGTTGAGCACTACAGTTATCATACTATTTCGCAATTTATAAAAAAAGCAGACCACTATTCTACACTTTTTGCAAAAAACAATGTTGGCAAGAAAAATTCCTCCCCAGCTAAAGCATTTTTCAATGGAGCCTACTCTTTTATAAGAACATATATATTTAAGCGTGGCTTCTTAGATGGCTATGTAGGGTTGATAATTGCATTTTCTCATATGACTACAAATTTTTATAAATATATCAAACTATATGAGCTCAACAAAGAGCAAAAGTTATTGATGAGTATTAAAGATTAACCCGCACCTAAACTTCTAATTCTTCTCTCTAATACGTTAATGTAGCCTAAATCTACGAGTCGCCTCCCTCCTCCTCTATTTAAATAATTTGGCAGCAACAATAACGCTTGCTTTCATATCCTTACTAAAACATTTTTTAGCTCTTGAAATTGTTTGTATGCATCAAAGAGAATCGATGCTTTTTTTGCACCAGCTTTTGCAAGACTATCTCTTAATGCTTTATCACTATAGAGTAACTCAAGTTTTTTAGCTAAATCATGTGAGTCATTAGTTTTAAATAAAAGTCCACTCTTGTTATTATCAATAATCTCTAAAGGTCCGCCACTATCACTTGCCACTACAGCTATTTCGCACTGCATTGCTTCTATTAAAACTAAACCAAAAGTTTCTCTATCTGTTGCTAAAACTATTACATCACAAGCTTGCATAAGTTTTTGGACTTCTCTTGTAAAACCTGTAAAGACTATTTTATCTTTTATAGCATCTTTTTCTATGCCACTTTTCAAAGAGCTTAAATAGCCATCACTCATAGTATGTCCTATAATAAGAGCTTTTGCATCTATGTTTTTACCTGTGAGTTTTTTAATGGCATCTATTACTAAGTATTGTCCTTTTCTCTCTTCTATTCGCCCTACTATTCCGACTATAAATGATTTTTTCAAACTATATTTATCACAAATACTTTCTATCTCTTCGTCACTTATTATTGATGGCTTTTTAGCACCCATATATAGAACTTCAACCTTTGGTCTTACATCGATTGGAACAAACTTTTCTATTTGCTCTTTAACTTGACTTGTAACAGCAAGCATTAAGTCTATATTTTTATATAAAAACCTATGATAAAAATCATCTTTAAATCTAGTCATTGTCATATTTCTAGTTTGTATAAGTTTAGGATTTTGTTTTGAAATAAGTTTTGCTAAAACAGCTACTGGTATATCTTTTGTCCAGTGAAGATGCACGATAGTTATATAGTTATCATCTATAATTTTTGCCAATTTTTTAGCAGTAAAAAAAGTAAGTAAGGTTGAACTTCTTTTTATTTTTTCATATTTATGCTGGGTATCTTTATAATACTGCTCTAGTTTTCCTGACTCATTTATAACACTTACTACATCCATCTCACTTTCATGCAAATAGTGAGATGCTCTAACCATATATAGCTCAAGTCCACCAATATCTGGAGATAAACAAAGCTCTAAAATTTTTCTCAAAAATACACCCCAAAAAATTAATGCGGTTATAGTATCATTATTTTAATATAATCCTACTTATGGGATATGTATGAAATGGATGCTCTTTAGAAAGTTTTTTTAAGATTTTATAGTAAATATTTCAAACTTTATAAACTAAATAAAGAGTAAAAATAGACTAAATTTTTTTTAGGATATTTAAAACTTTTTTAAAAAGAATCTCTCTTTTTTTTTTATCAAGTGGTATCATAAAATTCTGCTGCAACTCTTCATCTCCAATACCTCTCCATCTCTTAGAACTCGCAAAAAGAGTGTCTGCAAAAAATGTCATCGTTGGTGTGCCAACAAGAGATGCTAAGTGATAAGTTCCTGTTGAAGTGCTTACAAAGAGTCTAAAGTTACTTATGAGTTTTGCAAAATAGTTAACGCTCTCTTGTGAGAAGTAACACACAACATTGTAGTTCACAAATCTGTTTTGCATCTCTTCATATAGCTCTTTTTCATCTGGTCCAAAAGTTAGTACGACTTGGTATCTATTTTCTATCAAAACTGCATGTATAAGCTCTTCATACTCATCTAAAGTCCAGTTTGCATCAGATGAACCACCAAAGCCTACATGAAAAGCAATGACCTCTTTTTCGATATCATTATTTATACAAAATATCTTATAAATATCTTTTGCATCACTAAACTTTAAAAGAGGTTTTTTATAGCTCAAATCTATATCACTAAAGAGTTCCTTAGTCAGTTCTAAGTTGTACTCAAACTCCGCCATCTTAACTTCGCTACGTCTCTGCCTTACCCTATGAGTATAGAAAATCTGGGCTATTTTTGTTGCAGGGGCAATCCGTTTTGGGATGAGAGCTAGTGCTTGTGCAAAAGCTATACGAGTGTTTGAGAAGAGAGTAATACTTGCATCTATATTTAACTTACGAAGATTAGATGCAAAGCTCAAAATATTCTCACCACTATCAACTACAACCTCATCTATAAACTCACATGAGAGTGCCAAATTTTTGTTTAGTGGAGCTACACAAACGATAATTTTGTTATTAGGATTGTGCTTTTTTAACGCGTAGATGCAAGGGAGTGCCGTTACAAAATCTCCTAACTTATCGGTTCTACAGACTAAAATATTCAAGGCTTAGTTCACACCTATTTGAATATACTCAAAACCATACTCTTGCATCTTAGCTTTGCTAAACTGATTTCTTCCATCAAAGAAAACTGCCTCTTTAAGTAGTTCTTTCATCTTTTGAAAATCAGGACTTCTAAACTCTTGCCACTCAGTAACTAAAATGAGTGCATCTGCATTTTTAAGTGCATCATACTTTGCGTCCACATAAGAGACGTTATCATTACCCTTTAAGTAAAAACTCTCAGCCTCATATCTGGCTTTTGGATCATAAGCTACAACTTTTGCACCTCTACTAGTTAGCTCATTTATGATAGTAATAGAGCTTGCTTCTCTCATATCATCTGTCTCAGGTTTAAAACTAAGCCCCCAAACACCAAAGGTTTTTGTGCTTAAATCTTCTCCATGTTTTGCTATAACTTTGTTAGAGATTACATACTTTTGGTCTAAGTTTACTGCTTCAACTGCATCTAGTATTCTAGGGCTATATCCAAAATCTTTAGCAGTTTTAGCAAGCGCTTGAACATCTTTTGGAAAACAGCTCCCTCCATAGCCACAACCTGGATAGATAAAGCTATAACCGATGCGAGAATCACTTCCTATACCGTTTCTTACCTTATTTATATCTGCTCCAACTCTCTCACAAATCTGGCTCATCTCATTTATAAAAGATATCTTGGTCGCTAGCATCGCGTTTGCAGCGTACTTTGTCATCTCAGCTGACTTTATATCCATAGCAATAAAACGGTCATGATGCTTCATAAAAGGAGCATATAACTCTCTCATAATATTCATTGCTTTTTCATTATCAGCACCGATAACTACACGATCAGGGTGTAAAAAGTCTTTTATAGCAGCACCCTCTTTTAAAAATTCAGGGTTGGAGACTACATCAAACTCTATATCTACACCTCTAATATCAAGTTGCTCTTGTATAGTAGCTCTTACTTTCT
Coding sequences within:
- a CDS encoding glycosyltransferase translates to MKKNNIKNVIFLGASELKSLYFSFLGLDINLIVRHGTTKSTPKKDWFHKLIYSDVAYHVAISKHLSKNVKEIVPFGKKTQLVTIYPSMSKEISNKEKIYTSELKLLHVGRIAPGKGLKEALQACKILYDNKIVFSLNSYGSMFDTYKNEFESFLQTLSYKNSFNPCGFTNNIYDEYSKHDIFIFPSKGEGFGNVIMEAISHGIIVLAFNNTAVTNFKELGFHIHLVEDANIKALSKKLLYIAQNLDKEIDFAKVNIELAKEVFTQEREQNQYLQLLE
- a CDS encoding glycosyltransferase: MDKKQTIKLSVTVITYNQENFIRQTLDSIVTQELDVPFEIIIGDDASTDKTPQIIKEYADKYPELIKPIYRKNNLGHTGNYIETTKEAKGEYIAHLDGDDLMLPTKLQKQVDFLDEHPECSMVHHIVHLIDKQGNITGKTKARKGTVGGINNIIVRNNIVNSSNMFRKISLDEHFYNIPYSLMLHDPLAHMIKTQYGKVCLIPEVLGSYRVYSESIFKSGSQYRLFNALLYTMDYAKNLKGASNEAIKKGRSILYLTRVRLHYKKKNFTRAKYYLKLARDLVPYSYDSCRFALKLWIK
- a CDS encoding O-antigen ligase family protein, with translation MIKNLVKNIDYSSCLNYLLILYAFCLPISKAGVVTIEILLIVFWLLEGNLKYKLKQIINNRFLVVLGTFLLFSILSVLWSSEKLFALDYIRKYWHLLIIPIIFTSLKKEYLDYILSSFLISMLISEIVSYGIFFEIWSKEGVLPSIPSPFIGHIDYSIYLAFTVFILLHKILFSTNLKMKIVYTIYMLGSLSNLFVNGGRTGQIAFFISLFVVALLNTKHKLRAIIGSIIVGAIIFTSAYNLSPVFHDRMNYTYIDMKNMVENSDFTESLSIRVSLWIIGTHVFLDNPAIGTGVGDEAKSIDKYIEKYNFLYFKNFDSNYIDFHNTFIQYAAQLGIVGLTLFIGLFIALLRLKFKSIIYRNLNVTFISLYILLSAVGDSLHVMASMIFFAFFSGIFIAISKYESDNNSEISRCKT
- a CDS encoding polysaccharide deacetylase family protein, producing MLTSIMYHHVNSDRCSNNLEIFEAHLQYIAQNYTSVFPGEELTAKSVCLTFDDAYADFYYFIFPLLKKYNLKALLAVPTKYILEDTNYTQDVRLGFEHNDLFHNSAKATFCTFVELREMIDSGLVQIASHSHSHTNLLEDNVDLEEELVTSKHILEKELNIKVDSFVFPFGKYSDDIAKEAHKHYKYLFRIGNALHKDFRGIKGIIYRVDGDNLSKIDSLFSFKNRLKYHFKAFVKRF
- a CDS encoding glycosyltransferase family 2 protein, whose product is MNISVVVLVKNNEDTLFKTLKSLKGFNDVVVYDNGSTDNSIEIAKSFSNVHLVQGEFKGFGWTKNQAASFTKNDWVLIIDSDEVVDNELFKTLTTAKLNSNTVYKLNFKAFYKNIQIKHCGWNNQKIKRLYNKKITHYNSNDVHEDIITDGLITKELQGSVEHYSYHTISQFIKKADHYSTLFAKNNVGKKNSSPAKAFFNGAYSFIRTYIFKRGFLDGYVGLIIAFSHMTTNFYKYIKLYELNKEQKLLMSIKD
- a CDS encoding glycosyltransferase family 4 protein — its product is MRKILELCLSPDIGGLELYMVRASHYLHESEMDVVSVINESGKLEQYYKDTQHKYEKIKRSSTLLTFFTAKKLAKIIDDNYITIVHLHWTKDIPVAVLAKLISKQNPKLIQTRNMTMTRFKDDFYHRFLYKNIDLMLAVTSQVKEQIEKFVPIDVRPKVEVLYMGAKKPSIISDEEIESICDKYSLKKSFIVGIVGRIEERKGQYLVIDAIKKLTGKNIDAKALIIGHTMSDGYLSSLKSGIEKDAIKDKIVFTGFTREVQKLMQACDVIVLATDRETFGLVLIEAMQCEIAVVASDSGGPLEIIDNNKSGLLFKTNDSHDLAKKLELLYSDKALRDSLAKAGAKKASILFDAYKQFQELKNVLVRI
- a CDS encoding glycosyltransferase family 9 protein, giving the protein MNILVCRTDKLGDFVTALPCIYALKKHNPNNKIIVCVAPLNKNLALSCEFIDEVVVDSGENILSFASNLRKLNIDASITLFSNTRIAFAQALALIPKRIAPATKIAQIFYTHRVRQRRSEVKMAEFEYNLELTKELFSDIDLSYKKPLLKFSDAKDIYKIFCINNDIEKEVIAFHVGFGGSSDANWTLDEYEELIHAVLIENRYQVVLTFGPDEKELYEEMQNRFVNYNVVCYFSQESVNYFAKLISNFRLFVSTSTGTYHLASLVGTPTMTFFADTLFASSKRWRGIGDEELQQNFMIPLDKKKREILFKKVLNILKKI
- a CDS encoding UDP-glucose dehydrogenase family protein, translating into MRISVIGTGYVGLVSGVCFAQMGNSVVCVDIDAKKIEELKQGIIPIYEPGLEEMTLENYKNKTLNFTTDATRAIRESKIIFIAVGTPMGEDGSADLKYVLAVAKTIGESIEDYTVIVDKSTVPVGTAEKVRATIQEQLDIRGVDIEFDVVSNPEFLKEGAAIKDFLHPDRVVIGADNEKAMNIMRELYAPFMKHHDRFIAMDIKSAEMTKYAANAMLATKISFINEMSQICERVGADINKVRNGIGSDSRIGYSFIYPGCGYGGSCFPKDVQALAKTAKDFGYSPRILDAVEAVNLDQKYVISNKVIAKHGEDLSTKTFGVWGLSFKPETDDMREASSITIINELTSRGAKVVAYDPKARYEAESFYLKGNDNVSYVDAKYDALKNADALILVTEWQEFRSPDFQKMKELLKEAVFFDGRNQFSKAKMQEYGFEYIQIGVN